A DNA window from Brenneria izadpanahii contains the following coding sequences:
- a CDS encoding sigma-54-dependent transcriptional regulator, producing the protein MKLSRNILVVDDETRWLRTIDMLLNRHIPEAKTYTCENSRQALQLINDLDIALVLLDLNMPALDGRQLLGDIREHAPYVRVIVLTGLNETAIAVECMKQGAYDFITKTSSTDHLLLCVRRAMEMIGLERRYHQIKEGFFNRVNLKAFDQILTTDIKMHDCFNFAAALHDSREPILIEGEIGTGKHLFAEALQQLVCPELPLLALSLADVSPQILEQKLFGIANQAGLLDMAGSGFLLLDDLALAGAETQRMLAQLCQRKRYFPQGSLRETALKCRLLFSTTVPLEQLEQRAFSHGLIYCLQPQRIKLPPLRERAADIGLLLQHFNEMACQELGRDYLALPHALASRLESYSFPGNIAELKALTFTAVRISNGQELALAPFFKVLEQTQQMPQSERIAFPANLPTIREITQQLIHEALIRTNNNQSAAAKLLGITQSSLSRRLGKTTISEKTAVQKQKASDNT; encoded by the coding sequence ATGAAACTTAGCCGCAATATTCTCGTCGTTGATGATGAAACCCGCTGGTTACGCACCATCGATATGTTGCTCAATCGGCATATTCCAGAAGCCAAGACCTACACCTGCGAAAACAGCCGTCAGGCGCTGCAACTGATTAACGACTTGGATATCGCGCTCGTGTTACTCGATCTCAACATGCCAGCCCTCGACGGCCGGCAATTACTTGGGGATATACGCGAGCACGCCCCCTATGTCCGGGTGATTGTATTGACGGGACTCAATGAAACCGCAATCGCGGTAGAGTGCATGAAGCAAGGCGCCTACGATTTTATTACCAAAACCAGTTCGACCGACCACTTGCTGCTGTGTGTCCGACGCGCCATGGAGATGATCGGGCTAGAACGGCGTTACCATCAAATTAAAGAGGGTTTCTTTAACCGCGTGAACCTGAAAGCATTCGATCAAATCCTTACCACAGACATCAAAATGCACGACTGCTTCAACTTCGCCGCCGCCCTGCACGATAGCCGCGAGCCCATTTTAATCGAAGGAGAGATCGGCACAGGTAAGCACCTGTTTGCCGAGGCGCTGCAACAACTGGTTTGCCCGGAATTGCCATTGTTAGCGCTGTCACTGGCCGATGTATCCCCGCAGATTTTGGAGCAAAAACTGTTTGGGATTGCCAATCAAGCGGGCTTACTCGATATGGCGGGCTCAGGCTTTTTGCTGCTCGATGATTTAGCGCTGGCGGGCGCGGAAACCCAAAGAATGCTCGCTCAACTGTGCCAGCGCAAACGCTATTTTCCACAGGGATCATTGCGGGAAACCGCCCTTAAATGCCGATTGCTGTTTAGCACGACGGTGCCGCTGGAACAACTCGAACAAAGGGCATTTTCCCACGGATTGATCTACTGCTTGCAGCCACAACGGATCAAACTGCCGCCGCTTAGGGAACGAGCCGCCGATATCGGCCTGTTATTGCAGCATTTTAATGAGATGGCCTGCCAGGAGTTGGGCCGGGATTACCTCGCCCTGCCCCATGCTTTAGCGAGCCGATTAGAGAGCTACTCCTTTCCTGGGAATATTGCCGAATTAAAGGCATTAACCTTTACCGCAGTTAGGATCAGTAACGGCCAAGAACTGGCCCTCGCGCCTTTTTTTAAGGTGCTGGAACAGACCCAACAGATGCCCCAAAGCGAACGGATTGCCTTTCCGGCGAACTTGCCCACCATTAGGGAAATCACGCAGCAGTTGATCCATGAGGCGCTCATTCGCACCAATAACAACCAGAGCGCCGCCGCCAAACTGCTCGGGATCACCCAAAGTTCTCTGAGCCGCCGTTTAGGCAAGACTACCATCAGCGAAAAAACAGCCGTCCAAAAACAAAAAGCCAGTGATAACACGTAA
- the codB gene encoding cytosine permease: MRNEVPTDYPLSAVPLSARKGLLSTSLVLVSFTLFTATMFAGGKLASGFTFGELLWVVLIGNLLLGAYSAILAYIAYRSGLNTLLMGRFCFGEWGCKLADSLLGFTQIGWYSWGVATVAIVLIKILGLPPSWEIPLMVVFGFAFCVTAYIGYHGLEWLSRFAVPAMLIFIVISFIKSGEDMGSWSQLASMTPSDPMSLATGITVVFGTFVSGGTQSTNWSRFAKSGPVAIWSTLLAFFVGNGLMVFTGAFGALVYQQADIVDVMLAQGLVTLAVLMLIVNIWTTQDNTIYNFAVAGCNLLRTPNRKWMTLAGAAIGTLLAIGGMYDMLIPYLILLGTFIPPIGGVIMADFWLRYKGQYPNLETTALPAFNVRGLAAYAIASAVAYVSPWIAPLVGILVAVAVYGVLTRLATGAEVSTETSS; the protein is encoded by the coding sequence ATGCGCAATGAAGTTCCAACGGACTATCCGCTTTCGGCGGTTCCTCTTTCCGCTCGCAAAGGGCTGCTGTCCACCTCGCTGGTGCTGGTGAGTTTTACCCTGTTTACCGCCACGATGTTCGCCGGAGGAAAACTGGCCAGCGGTTTTACCTTCGGCGAGTTGCTCTGGGTGGTGCTGATCGGCAATCTGCTGCTCGGCGCTTATTCCGCCATTCTGGCCTATATCGCCTACCGCAGCGGTCTAAACACCCTGTTGATGGGGCGTTTCTGTTTCGGCGAATGGGGCTGCAAACTGGCGGACTCGCTGCTCGGATTCACCCAAATCGGCTGGTATTCCTGGGGCGTGGCCACCGTCGCCATCGTGCTGATCAAAATCCTCGGTCTGCCGCCGAGCTGGGAAATTCCGCTGATGGTGGTGTTCGGCTTCGCCTTCTGCGTTACCGCCTATATCGGCTACCACGGCCTTGAATGGTTATCGCGCTTCGCCGTGCCGGCCATGTTGATCTTCATCGTCATCAGCTTTATCAAGAGCGGTGAGGATATGGGGTCATGGAGCCAATTGGCATCGATGACGCCCAGCGATCCCATGTCTCTGGCGACCGGCATCACCGTGGTGTTCGGCACCTTCGTCAGCGGCGGCACCCAGTCCACCAACTGGAGCCGCTTCGCCAAATCCGGGCCGGTGGCGATATGGTCCACGCTGCTGGCGTTTTTTGTCGGCAACGGTCTGATGGTCTTCACCGGCGCCTTCGGCGCGCTGGTTTATCAGCAGGCCGATATCGTCGATGTGATGCTGGCCCAGGGATTGGTCACCCTGGCGGTGCTGATGCTGATCGTCAACATCTGGACCACCCAGGACAACACCATCTACAACTTCGCCGTGGCGGGATGCAACCTGCTGCGCACGCCTAATCGCAAATGGATGACCCTGGCGGGCGCCGCCATCGGAACGCTGCTTGCCATCGGCGGCATGTATGACATGCTAATCCCTTATCTGATCCTGCTCGGCACCTTTATTCCGCCCATCGGCGGCGTGATCATGGCGGATTTCTGGCTACGCTATAAAGGCCAATACCCAAACCTGGAAACCACCGCCCTACCCGCGTTCAACGTCCGGGGGCTGGCGGCCTACGCCATCGCCTCGGCCGTGGCCTATGTTTCGCCCTGGATCGCCCCGCTGGTCGGCATTCTGGTCGCCGTGGCGGTCTATGGCGTGCTGACGCGTCTGGCAACGGGCGCCGAAGTCTCTACCGAAACCTCATCCTAA
- a CDS encoding type II toxin-antitoxin system Phd/YefM family antitoxin, producing MSVQPILANAVVSISDFKKSPNAALKEANGEPVAVLTNGRISGYYVSPETWEALADYQEDIELAKIARSRMKGKRVKVDLDEL from the coding sequence ATGTCTGTACAACCTATCCTTGCTAATGCTGTCGTGAGTATCAGCGACTTTAAAAAATCGCCTAATGCCGCGCTTAAAGAAGCTAACGGCGAACCTGTAGCCGTGTTAACCAATGGCCGTATCTCTGGCTATTATGTTTCCCCTGAAACATGGGAAGCTCTGGCCGACTATCAGGAAGATATTGAACTCGCCAAAATTGCCCGTTCACGGATGAAGGGGAAACGAGTGAAGGTCGATCTGGATGAGTTATAA
- a CDS encoding GNAT family N-acetyltransferase: MGITAPELLSARHITTDFSCSESSLDEWLKRKALKNQTSGASRTFVVCDADNQHVVGFYALATGSVQRQSAPGAIRRNMPDPVPVLVLGRLAVDGRYQAKGIGSGLLKDAVLRSRQVAEQVGTKALLVHAISEGAKAFYLHWGFLPSEIQSNTLLLPLW; the protein is encoded by the coding sequence GTGGGAATAACTGCACCAGAATTGCTATCAGCCCGGCATATTACAACGGATTTTTCTTGCTCTGAGTCGTCGTTAGATGAGTGGTTAAAGCGTAAGGCGCTCAAAAACCAGACGAGTGGCGCATCACGAACGTTTGTGGTCTGCGATGCGGATAACCAACATGTCGTTGGGTTCTATGCATTAGCGACGGGAAGCGTTCAGCGCCAGTCAGCACCGGGTGCAATAAGACGTAATATGCCCGATCCAGTGCCCGTTTTAGTATTGGGACGTTTGGCGGTGGATGGTCGTTATCAGGCAAAAGGGATTGGCTCAGGCTTATTAAAAGACGCGGTATTACGTTCCCGGCAAGTGGCGGAGCAAGTTGGAACAAAAGCGCTTTTAGTTCATGCGATATCCGAAGGAGCAAAGGCTTTTTATCTTCATTGGGGCTTCCTGCCCTCGGAAATTCAGTCTAATACTCTGCTTTTACCTTTATGGTAG
- a CDS encoding ATP-binding protein: protein MSYWRYLRGMILALSLISTQGLAQQALTFSVHSNTPPFEWQNEAGEETGFNIELARQIAQKLQYDLIINRQTLEQTLYAVTHKARQLAVIDLPAGETFALNTALPLLPTYISAYNRRTEGHADSWAALSKKRVAIKQSSSVDMYLKANPQDFIPVPVVTNEQGFELLSAGKVDFVLAEFYCARRLLQLFPMTKTAGNPLLFSQFYLVMSDKDPLFSKAVSDVLEQNYHGGYFDDLVYKWVGFGKEKIELGQVRNNLFQGALLAAIVSSIGLLITLYISLVLRQKTQSLKRELSQRQKAEAEISRVSAQFHSVLDGLPCGVILLDQHLQIIWQNGKYQWMLEPERLKQAYPKVALKQLIQSGFNGEDSQLIEFSLDNKRWKLNLYLISSNMLALFIEDYTEPFELKQASELSSRLASLGELTTGIAHEINNPVGLINQSMSLMQDIIDDLQRALPLAATQPQALQQGFEELNYTSQSVQESAERIGCIIHDLKHFSRYGLSNVKPVALNHVVETALRLTHNNVKRLQLQLSLHPKLPAIKGDELQLQLVLINLIQNACLAMDKTNPLLTIETGVEEGLVYLKVIDNGCGMQPHIQARIREPFFTTRREQGGTGLGLSTTNKILVEHGARWLIHSQPNIGTEMKILLGMCNET, encoded by the coding sequence GTGAGCTATTGGCGGTATTTACGGGGAATGATATTGGCGCTAAGTCTGATCTCGACTCAAGGATTGGCGCAGCAGGCTCTGACGTTCAGCGTCCATAGCAATACCCCGCCCTTTGAGTGGCAAAATGAGGCCGGTGAAGAAACAGGCTTTAATATTGAATTAGCCCGGCAAATTGCCCAAAAATTGCAATACGATTTAATCATCAACCGCCAAACCCTAGAGCAAACCCTGTATGCCGTGACCCATAAGGCGCGCCAATTAGCCGTGATTGATTTGCCAGCGGGAGAGACGTTCGCTCTCAATACCGCGCTGCCGTTGTTGCCCACCTATATCAGCGCCTATAACCGGCGCACCGAAGGCCATGCGGACTCTTGGGCGGCGCTGAGTAAAAAGCGCGTAGCCATCAAACAATCCTCCTCGGTGGATATGTATCTTAAGGCCAATCCGCAGGATTTTATCCCTGTGCCCGTGGTCACCAACGAGCAGGGATTTGAGCTATTATCGGCCGGTAAAGTGGACTTTGTGCTGGCCGAATTCTACTGCGCCCGCCGCCTGCTGCAACTGTTCCCGATGACCAAAACGGCGGGGAATCCATTGCTTTTTAGCCAGTTTTATCTGGTTATGTCCGATAAGGATCCGTTGTTTTCCAAGGCCGTGAGTGACGTTCTGGAGCAGAATTACCACGGCGGTTATTTCGATGACTTGGTTTATAAATGGGTCGGGTTCGGCAAGGAAAAAATCGAGCTGGGACAAGTACGAAATAATTTGTTTCAAGGAGCGTTATTAGCCGCCATCGTCTCCAGCATTGGCCTGTTGATCACCCTCTATATCAGCCTGGTGCTCAGGCAAAAAACCCAATCCCTTAAACGGGAACTCAGCCAGCGGCAAAAAGCCGAGGCGGAAATTAGCCGAGTATCGGCCCAATTCCACTCGGTATTAGATGGCCTGCCCTGCGGCGTTATTCTCCTGGATCAACACCTGCAGATAATTTGGCAAAACGGTAAGTATCAATGGATGTTAGAGCCAGAGAGGCTCAAACAGGCGTATCCGAAGGTGGCGTTAAAGCAGCTTATTCAATCAGGATTTAACGGTGAAGACTCGCAATTAATAGAGTTTTCCCTCGACAATAAGCGCTGGAAACTTAACTTGTACCTGATCTCAAGCAATATGCTCGCCTTATTTATCGAAGACTACACCGAACCATTCGAGCTAAAACAGGCGAGCGAGCTGTCCAGCCGCCTCGCTTCCCTTGGGGAGCTAACCACGGGCATAGCCCATGAAATCAATAATCCCGTAGGACTTATCAATCAATCAATGAGTCTGATGCAGGATATTATCGACGATCTGCAACGAGCGCTGCCGTTGGCGGCCACGCAACCGCAGGCGCTGCAACAGGGGTTTGAGGAACTTAATTATACCAGCCAATCGGTGCAGGAATCGGCCGAACGCATCGGCTGCATTATCCACGATCTCAAGCACTTCTCCCGCTACGGCCTCAGCAATGTTAAGCCTGTCGCGCTAAACCACGTTGTTGAAACCGCGCTGCGATTAACCCATAACAATGTCAAACGTTTGCAGTTGCAGCTCTCACTCCATCCTAAACTTCCCGCGATTAAGGGAGACGAACTGCAACTCCAACTGGTGCTTATCAATCTGATCCAAAATGCCTGTCTGGCGATGGACAAAACCAATCCGCTGCTGACGATTGAAACCGGGGTCGAAGAGGGTCTGGTATATCTTAAAGTCATCGATAATGGTTGCGGTATGCAGCCCCACATACAGGCGCGTATTCGCGAACCCTTCTTCACCACCCGACGCGAGCAAGGCGGCACCGGACTTGGACTCTCGACCACCAATAAAATTCTTGTCGAGCACGGAGCCCGATGGCTTATCCATTCGCAGCCCAATATCGGCACCGAAATGAAAATCCTGTTAGGAATGTGCAATGAAACTTAG
- a CDS encoding type II toxin-antitoxin system RelE family toxin, which yields MSYKLEFEEHALKEFKKLGTPVREQFTKKLKEVLQNPHVPANRLHGMADCYKIKLRSAGYRLVYQVIEHEIVVLVLAVGKRERSEVYKAAKDRL from the coding sequence ATGAGTTATAAGCTGGAGTTTGAAGAGCACGCGCTGAAAGAATTTAAGAAGCTGGGTACACCCGTGCGGGAGCAGTTCACCAAAAAACTGAAAGAGGTTTTACAAAATCCCCACGTTCCCGCCAATCGTCTTCACGGAATGGCTGACTGCTACAAAATCAAACTTCGTTCCGCTGGCTATCGGTTAGTTTATCAAGTGATTGAGCATGAGATCGTGGTGCTGGTTTTAGCTGTGGGCAAACGGGAACGCTCAGAAGTTTATAAAGCAGCGAAAGACCGACTATAA
- a CDS encoding integrase domain-containing protein has translation MSRLSREMLTLARQAGGSHKTVHDRLKIAERLASHLLSLNIQIRTVQHLKAKHIECYIAERLEQGITLRTLHNEMAAVRVILRAAGRSKLADADRLSNRALGLSGASRDGTRKAITPERYQTALAILQQKDAGLTLTLQLARMMGLRSQEAVQCSQSLKTWAEALERGDEQLTVVFGTKGGRPRQTRVLGREALTQTVNQALTIAAARNGRLIDKPDLKSAINRWRSQTAMAGLKGQYSPHSLRYAWAQDAMHYYRQQGFSNREAYALVSMDLGHGDGRGRYVQRIYSRNIL, from the coding sequence ATGTCACGATTAAGCCGGGAAATGCTTACGCTGGCCCGACAGGCCGGCGGCAGCCATAAGACGGTTCACGACCGACTAAAAATTGCAGAGCGGCTTGCCAGTCATCTGCTATCTTTGAATATTCAGATCCGCACGGTGCAGCATCTGAAAGCAAAACATATCGAATGCTATATCGCCGAACGGTTAGAACAGGGAATTACTTTGCGCACGCTGCATAATGAAATGGCAGCAGTGCGTGTCATTCTACGGGCTGCCGGACGGAGCAAACTGGCGGATGCGGACCGATTGAGCAACAGGGCATTAGGGCTGAGCGGCGCCAGCCGGGACGGCACGCGGAAAGCGATTACGCCGGAGCGTTATCAGACGGCGCTGGCAATCCTGCAACAAAAAGACGCCGGACTCACGCTGACGCTACAACTGGCACGGATGATGGGCCTACGTTCGCAGGAAGCGGTGCAGTGTTCGCAGTCGCTCAAGACGTGGGCCGAAGCGCTCGAGCGAGGCGACGAGCAATTGACGGTGGTATTCGGCACCAAAGGCGGACGGCCCCGACAAACGCGGGTTCTGGGTCGGGAAGCGTTAACACAGACAGTGAATCAGGCGCTGACGATTGCTGCTGCCCGCAACGGTCGGCTGATTGATAAACCGGATCTGAAAAGCGCCATTAATCGCTGGCGCTCGCAAACCGCTATGGCCGGACTAAAGGGGCAATATTCCCCGCACAGCCTGCGTTACGCATGGGCGCAAGATGCGATGCATTATTACCGGCAGCAGGGTTTCAGCAACCGGGAAGCCTACGCGCTGGTGTCGATGGATTTAGGGCATGGCGATGGGCGTGGGCGGTATGTGCAAAGAATCTACAGTAGAAATATATTATAG
- a CDS encoding primase-like DNA-binding domain-containing protein — MESHGHQKSISLTAFGKVLPNMISEYGQVYLKGRTKQGIQTNPELKDESDADWLPKCEMAR, encoded by the coding sequence ATGGAGTCGCACGGCCATCAAAAATCCATCAGCCTGACGGCTTTTGGCAAGGTGCTGCCTAATATGATATCGGAATACGGGCAGGTGTACCTCAAGGGCAGAACCAAACAGGGCATACAGACTAACCCTGAGCTGAAAGATGAATCGGATGCCGACTGGCTGCCCAAGTGTGAGATGGCGAGGTAG
- a CDS encoding alpha-hydroxy-acid oxidizing protein, producing the protein MNNRLDQNRREFLAKGAMLAAAAGTFAMSASSSVNAAGASAAAAAATTDAAEVPKAITGYIKEPKNLKDVLNNARRIMSTCAACDVAGAGRCNGKGPCGEGVPGMGGMRQSFVRNIEAFEGMSLNMRSLHNVTKPKMETELLGVKLAMPILTGVTGGLTYNMGAANKLAFDGAVMTEDKYARGIIEGAANVGCLGWAADGIEDPLDTYQRRLEVVKEFKGRAIAQIKPRTQQEIFDRIDLVQNAGAPFFAIDIDSAGRAARALPGSTVEPKDLKKLKEIVKYAKIPFMAKGVMTVEEALMCAEAGCGAIVVSNHGGRVLSSTVATMHVLPAIVKAVRDRGYKMPILVDGGVRDGGDVLKALASGAQAVLVGRPMLRASLGGGVKGVEMQFKRFQGELESSMVLTGTADVNNVDPSILIQGV; encoded by the coding sequence ATGAATAATAGATTAGACCAAAATCGCCGTGAATTTTTAGCCAAGGGAGCAATGCTCGCCGCTGCGGCAGGAACGTTTGCCATGTCGGCCTCATCCTCGGTCAATGCCGCAGGCGCATCGGCTGCCGCGGCGGCGGCAACCACGGACGCTGCGGAGGTGCCAAAAGCCATCACCGGCTACATTAAAGAGCCTAAAAACTTAAAAGATGTGCTCAACAATGCCCGTAGAATTATGAGTACTTGCGCTGCTTGCGATGTAGCCGGCGCAGGCCGTTGTAACGGTAAAGGCCCCTGCGGAGAGGGGGTGCCTGGTATGGGCGGTATGCGTCAAAGTTTTGTGCGCAATATTGAAGCCTTTGAAGGCATGAGCCTCAATATGCGCAGCCTGCACAATGTGACTAAGCCGAAAATGGAAACTGAGTTACTCGGCGTTAAATTAGCGATGCCCATCCTGACCGGCGTCACCGGCGGCCTAACCTACAACATGGGCGCGGCCAACAAATTAGCGTTCGATGGCGCAGTGATGACCGAAGATAAATACGCCCGCGGCATTATCGAAGGGGCGGCGAACGTAGGCTGTTTAGGTTGGGCGGCGGATGGCATTGAAGATCCGCTCGATACCTACCAACGTCGTTTAGAAGTGGTCAAAGAGTTTAAAGGCCGCGCGATTGCGCAAATCAAGCCTCGTACTCAACAGGAAATCTTTGATCGTATCGATCTCGTACAGAATGCCGGCGCGCCTTTCTTTGCGATTGACATCGATTCGGCTGGCCGCGCCGCTCGTGCGCTACCCGGCAGCACGGTTGAGCCTAAAGATCTGAAAAAGCTTAAAGAAATCGTTAAATACGCCAAGATCCCCTTTATGGCGAAGGGGGTGATGACGGTTGAAGAAGCCCTGATGTGCGCTGAAGCCGGTTGCGGTGCGATTGTGGTATCTAACCACGGTGGCCGCGTACTGAGCTCGACCGTAGCAACTATGCATGTGTTACCCGCGATTGTAAAAGCCGTACGTGATCGCGGTTATAAGATGCCGATTCTGGTGGATGGCGGCGTGCGTGATGGCGGCGATGTGCTCAAGGCACTGGCTAGCGGCGCTCAGGCCGTATTAGTCGGCCGCCCAATGCTACGTGCCAGCCTCGGCGGCGGTGTTAAAGGGGTTGAGATGCAGTTCAAACGCTTCCAGGGGGAGCTTGAGTCAAGCATGGTGCTGACCGGCACCGCCGATGTGAATAATGTCGACCCATCGATTCTTATCCAGGGGGTTTAA
- a CDS encoding IS3 family transposase (programmed frameshift) has protein sequence MTQAKSVKKTSRNQYTPEFRQQALALAERIGVAKAARELGLHDSQLYAWRSKQRQQGSTSEREQQLATENARLKRQLAERDEELAIPPKGGHLLRQTPEVKYGFIQQHQAAFSVKSLARVLRVSRSGWYAWLKRRQSPSPRQMRRQQCDERVAQAFIQAKQRYGAPRLTQELREAGHGWNRKTVAASLRRQGLRARAARKFKATTNSRHNLPVALNLLQQDFSATGPDQKYVGDITYLWTEEGWLYLAVVIDLYSRRVVGWSMSERMTAELACNTLKMALWRRKMPRGVIVHSDRGSQYCSHDYQSVIKDNELICSMSAKGCCYDNACAESFFHSLKVELIHGERFNTREEMKSAVFEYIEIDYNRHRRHSANGGLSPVQFEERNLA, from the exons ATGACGCAAGCAAAATCTGTGAAGAAGACATCCCGTAATCAATATACCCCGGAGTTTCGCCAGCAGGCGCTGGCGCTGGCTGAGCGCATCGGCGTCGCCAAAGCCGCCCGGGAACTCGGCCTGCACGACTCTCAACTCTACGCCTGGCGCAGTAAACAACGTCAGCAGGGCTCCACCTCTGAGCGTGAGCAGCAACTGGCCACGGAAAATGCCCGCCTTAAACGTCAACTCGCCGAGCGGGATGAGGAGCTGGCTATCC CTCCAAAAGGCGGCCACCTACTTCGCCAAACGCCTGAAGTGAAGTACGGTTTTATACAACAGCATCAGGCGGCGTTCTCAGTGAAAAGTCTGGCCAGGGTACTGCGTGTCTCGCGCAGCGGCTGGTATGCCTGGCTGAAGCGCCGGCAATCCCCCTCACCGCGGCAGATGCGCCGCCAGCAGTGTGATGAGCGGGTGGCGCAAGCTTTTATACAGGCCAAACAGCGCTATGGCGCGCCCCGCCTGACGCAGGAGTTGCGTGAAGCCGGTCATGGCTGGAACCGTAAAACGGTGGCGGCCAGTCTGCGACGTCAGGGATTACGGGCCAGAGCGGCGCGCAAGTTCAAAGCCACGACAAACAGCCGGCATAACCTGCCGGTGGCGTTGAACCTGTTGCAACAGGACTTCAGTGCTACGGGGCCGGACCAGAAGTACGTTGGGGATATCACCTACCTGTGGACAGAGGAAGGCTGGCTGTACCTGGCGGTGGTTATCGACCTGTATTCGCGTCGGGTGGTGGGTTGGTCGATGTCGGAACGAATGACGGCGGAGCTGGCGTGCAATACGCTGAAAATGGCGCTGTGGCGGCGAAAGATGCCGCGCGGCGTGATAGTTCACTCTGACAGAGGGAGCCAGTATTGTTCCCATGATTATCAGAGTGTTATCAAAGACAATGAACTGATATGCAGTATGAGCGCGAAGGGCTGTTGCTACGATAACGCTTGTGCGGAAAGCTTCTTCCACAGTCTGAAAGTGGAGCTAATCCACGGTGAGAGGTTCAACACGCGGGAGGAGATGAAATCGGCGGTATTCGAGTATATCGAGATAGACTACAATCGGCACCGACGGCATAGTGCCAACGGCGGGCTAAGCCCGGTGCAATTTGAGGAAAGAAACCTCGCTTAA
- a CDS encoding DUF7079 family protein: MKLSDHELTTRVLVWHALSDLFTARELQDYDYQWMVKVLKESGLSKETIFQIIDDEVAPALLGNLLFNPTPVMDGWEPEEVKELVLRYLHKKPTIIEKILPRKSLIKKRRKNIQSELSRLSIELDKN; the protein is encoded by the coding sequence ATGAAACTAAGCGATCACGAACTGACAACACGAGTTTTAGTATGGCATGCCTTGTCCGATCTTTTCACCGCACGTGAGTTACAGGACTATGATTATCAATGGATGGTCAAAGTGCTGAAAGAATCTGGCTTATCCAAGGAAACCATTTTTCAGATAATTGATGACGAAGTGGCACCCGCCTTACTGGGAAATCTGCTATTCAACCCTACTCCGGTTATGGATGGCTGGGAACCCGAAGAAGTAAAAGAATTGGTGCTCCGCTATTTACATAAAAAACCAACAATTATAGAGAAAATACTCCCGCGGAAGTCCCTAATTAAAAAAAGGCGTAAAAACATTCAAAGCGAATTATCCCGACTATCGATCGAGTTGGATAAAAACTAA
- a CDS encoding DUF1778 domain-containing protein, which yields MRIEVKETPINIRAKASQRELIDVAARLQSKSRTDFILEAACREAEEVLLDQRLFLADDSQFDAFIAALEKPVATNERLRALLDRTSPWE from the coding sequence ATGAGAATAGAAGTGAAAGAAACGCCCATTAACATTCGGGCAAAAGCATCACAGCGCGAATTGATCGATGTCGCTGCAAGACTACAATCAAAATCTCGGACTGACTTTATTCTTGAGGCCGCATGCCGTGAAGCTGAAGAAGTGTTGCTAGATCAACGCCTGTTTTTGGCCGATGATTCTCAGTTCGATGCGTTCATTGCTGCTTTGGAAAAGCCCGTTGCTACTAATGAACGCTTACGGGCACTGCTAGACAGGACATCTCCGTGGGAATAA